From a single Pseudomonas sp. A34-9 genomic region:
- a CDS encoding sigma-70 family RNA polymerase sigma factor, whose protein sequence is MPLPAHIAAIEQIYEQHHSWLHGWLKGKLHDACDAADVAHDTFVRILAARNAAQIREPRDYLATIARGLVIDRYRRQAIEAAYLQTLAARPEATAISEEDKALIIETLIAVDKALAGLGARSQQIFKLSQIDGLTYQQIALQLKVSLTTVKKHMIRALTECALIMAQH, encoded by the coding sequence ATGCCCTTACCCGCCCACATTGCTGCGATCGAGCAAATCTACGAGCAACATCATTCGTGGCTACATGGCTGGCTCAAGGGCAAATTGCATGACGCCTGCGATGCCGCCGATGTCGCGCATGACACCTTTGTGCGGATTCTCGCGGCACGTAACGCCGCGCAGATTCGCGAGCCACGGGATTATCTGGCGACCATTGCACGCGGCCTGGTGATTGATCGTTATCGCAGGCAGGCTATCGAAGCCGCGTATTTGCAGACCCTGGCAGCTCGACCGGAAGCCACCGCCATCAGCGAGGAAGACAAGGCGCTGATCATCGAAACCCTGATCGCTGTGGATAAAGCCTTGGCGGGGCTCGGTGCCAGAAGCCAACAGATTTTCAAGCTGTCGCAGATCGATGGGCTCACTTATCAACAGATCGCCTTGCAGCTAAAGGTTTCGCTGACCACGGTGAAGAAACACATGATCCGCGCCCTGACGGAATGTGCCCTGATCATGGCGCAGCATTGA
- a CDS encoding FecR domain-containing protein yields MAIAPNRQVFEAAASWYVQFQADPPTLAEQKAWQLWIDSDPAHLAAWNQMEQLQLHLGTLPPDLKRRALNTGQQRRQLLKLLLLAAGTGFVGWNVQQHTSLGNVWADYKTGIGQRRNLSLADGTQIQLNTDTAIDVSFDPAQRLIRLHSGEILIQTGKLGDQRPFFVDTRDGRVQALGTRFSVHQLSRSTRVGVLEDRISVQPADLSTAAVILNAGEGADFDRRHIGLTHPFKSTEVAWINGQLIVLNVRLGDVIEELGRYRRGVLHCDERARDLRVSGTFRLDSTDAVLANLQASLPIEVRYFTRYWISISHNA; encoded by the coding sequence ATGGCCATCGCCCCCAATCGCCAGGTTTTCGAAGCGGCGGCCAGCTGGTATGTGCAGTTTCAGGCGGACCCGCCGACGCTCGCCGAACAGAAGGCCTGGCAGCTGTGGATAGACAGTGATCCCGCGCATCTGGCGGCATGGAACCAGATGGAACAACTGCAGCTCCACCTCGGTACGTTGCCGCCGGATTTGAAACGTCGCGCCTTGAATACCGGACAGCAACGGCGCCAGCTGCTGAAGTTGTTGCTGCTCGCTGCGGGGACGGGGTTCGTTGGCTGGAATGTTCAGCAACACACGTCTCTGGGGAATGTCTGGGCCGACTATAAAACTGGCATTGGCCAGCGTCGCAACCTGTCATTGGCCGATGGCACTCAGATTCAGCTCAACACCGACACTGCCATTGACGTGTCTTTCGATCCGGCGCAGCGGTTGATTCGCCTGCACTCCGGCGAGATCCTGATTCAAACCGGCAAACTTGGCGATCAACGGCCCTTTTTCGTCGACACCCGTGATGGTCGGGTTCAAGCGCTGGGCACCCGGTTTTCCGTACATCAGTTATCGAGGTCTACCCGAGTAGGTGTGCTGGAAGACCGGATCAGCGTTCAGCCCGCTGATCTATCAACAGCCGCAGTTATTCTGAACGCAGGCGAAGGCGCCGACTTTGACCGTCGACACATCGGGCTCACTCATCCTTTCAAATCCACGGAAGTGGCGTGGATCAACGGCCAGTTGATTGTGCTCAACGTACGCTTGGGCGACGTGATTGAAGAATTGGGCCGCTATCGCCGCGGCGTTTTGCACTGCGATGAGCGCGCACGGGATCTGCGGGTATCCGGCACATTCCGGCTCGACTCTACCGATGCAGTGCTGGCCAATCTTCAAGCTTCGCTGCCAATCGAGGTGCGCTATTTCACCCGTTACTGGATCTCGATCAGCCACAACGCTTGA